One segment of Polypterus senegalus isolate Bchr_013 chromosome 8, ASM1683550v1, whole genome shotgun sequence DNA contains the following:
- the LOC120533416 gene encoding gastrula zinc finger protein XlCGF26.1-like, with amino-acid sequence MDVNMQTCEVDTNILEKRIINVKEEDCEWESAHHKGESLGIKDEECELGSVEIKEEAEEKSVNIKIHKNKAVESVKEEELHYGCQDGLMTALVSSQSRNCSSVNMKSESSQSDMKEIEENTSVRTHEDQPPLTNQPDTRGNSHCCFECGKLFCNVHCLQSKKVIHTGKKLYCCLECGKQFRGNFQLQRHERIHTGEKPYYCVECGKQFRCSSQLKCHKRFHTGEKPYCCLDCGKQFSHSGSLQRHERIHTGEKPYCCLDCGVRFSCSTSLQSHKRIHTGEKLFSCLECGRKFYDEKSLQSHKRIHAGDKPYCCSECGRRFINISRLKTHTTLHTGEKPYCCLECGKKFRSKSHLQSHSNVHTGEKPFCCSECGQKFTNIRKLRTHTAAHTRENPFCCLECGVRFSSSSSLESHIRIHTGKKVFSSLECGQQLYSKRNLQIHKRIHTGKKPYCCSECGQQFTNTSKLKTHSAVHTKEKPY; translated from the exons ATGGATGTGAACATGCAGACGTGCGAGGTTGACACAAATATCTTGGAGAAAAGGATCATAAATgttaaggaggaggactgtgaaTGGGAATCGGCCCATCATAAAGGGGAGAGTCTGGGCATTAAGGATGAGGAGTGTGAACTGggatcagtggaaattaaagaaGAGGCTGAAGAGAAGTCTGTCAACATTAAGATTCacaaaaataaagctgtggaGAGTGTCAAGGAAGAAGAACTTCATTATGGGTGTCAAGATGGATTGATGACTGCGTTAGTCTCTTCTCAAAGCAGAAACTGTTCATCTGTCAACATGAAGTCTGAATCCTCACAGTCTGACATGAAGGAAATTGAGGAAAATACATCTGTTAGAACTCACGAAGATCAGCCACCACTTACAAATCAGCCTGATACAC GAGGAAACTCTCACTGCTGTTTTGAATGtggaaaattattttgtaatgtgcactGTCTTCAGAGCAAAAAAGTCATTCACACAGGAAAGAAACtatattgctgtttggaatgtggcaaacaattccgtGGCAACTTCCAACTTCAGCGCCAcgaaagaattcacactggagagaagccatattactGTGTGGAATGTGGGAAACAGTTTCGTTGCAGTAGTCAACTTAAGTGCCACAAAAGatttcacactggagaaaagccttaTTGCTGTTTGGATTGTGGGAAACAGTTTAGTCACAGTGGTAGTCTTCAACGCCAcgaaagaattcacactggagagaagccatattgctgtttggaTTGTGGTGTGCGATTCTCATGTTCCACCAGTCTTCagagccacaaaagaattcacactggagaaaagctaTTTAGCTGTTTAGAATGTGGCCGGAAATTCTACGATGAGAAGAGTCTTCAGAGTCACAAAAGAATTCACGCTGGAGATaagccatattgctgctctgaatgtggacgACGATTCATAAATATCAGCCGTCTGAAGACTCATACTACAttacacactggagagaaaccctattgctgtttggaatgtggcaaaaaaTTCCGTAGCAAGAGTCATCTTCAGAGCCATAGTAAtgttcacactggagaaaagccattttgctgttctgaatgtggccaAAAATTCACAAATATCAGAAAACTTAGGACCCACACTGCAGCCCACACTAGAGAGAATCCAttttgctgtttggaatgtggtgTGAGATTCTCAAGTTCCTCCAGTCTTGAGAGCCAcataagaattcatactggaaaaAAGGTATTTAGCAGTTTAGAATGTGGCCAGCAGCTCTATAGCAAGAGAAATCTTCAGattcacaaaagaattcacaccggaaagaagccatattgctgttctgaatgtggccaACAGTTCACAAATACCAGCAAACTTAAGACCCACTCTGCAGTCCACACTAAAGAGAAACCATATtga